In Trueperaceae bacterium, the DNA window GGTGACGGTGACCGACGAGGAGCCGGGGACCGTGGACCTCACGGCGACGAGCTCGGACGAGCAGGTCCTGCCCGCCGCTGGCCTGGCGCTGAGCGGTGCCGGCGCGGACCGCACACTCACCGTGACGCCCGGGAGCGTCACGCCGGGCACGGCGGTCGTGACGGTCACGGCGACCGACGGGGGCGGCAAGTCCTCGTCGGTGGAGTTCGAGGTCGTTGTCGACAGGCCGTTCGCGGGCGAGCCGGCGCTGCTCACGCCGCAGAACGCCGACCTCATCGGCACCTCCGTGGCGATGGACGGCGGCGTCGCGGTGGCGGGCGGGATCGAGTACGCCTACGTGTTCGAGCTGGACGGCGACACCTGGGTGGAGCGCGAGAAGCTGGACTCGGCCGTCAACGGCATCGTCACCGTGCAGGACTTCGGCGACGCGGTGGCGGTGGAGGGCGACCGCGTGCTGGTGGGCGCCGCGGAGACCGACGGCGACGCCACCGACCAGGGCACCGCCTTCGTCTTCGAGCGCTCGGGCGACGACTTCTCGTTCGCCGGCGAGCTCCTCGACCCCGCCCCCGAGCAGGACGACCGGCTGGGCCGGTCGGTGGGCGTGAGCGGCGACCACGTCTTCGCCGGGGCGCCCGGCGCCTCGGAGAGCGGCGTCCGCAGCGGCTCCGTGGTCGTCTTCCTACCCGACGACCCCAACGGCTGGACGCTGCTGGGCAAGCTCACACCCAGCGACGCCGTGGACGGCACCGTCTTCGGCGAGGCGCTCGACGTCTCCGGCGACCTCCTCGTGGTGGGCGACTACGGGAACGACCAGAGGGGCGTCGACGCCGGCGCCGCCTACGTGTTCGAGGCCGAGGCCGGCTTCTGGAACGAGGTGGCGAAGCTGGCGCCCGCGGAGCTGGAGGCCGGCGACCAGTTCGGTCTGGCGGTCGCCGCCGACGACGGCTGGGTGCTGGTGGGCTCCTGGAACGACGACGACGCGGGGCAGGAGGCGGGCGCGGTCTACGTCTTCCACGACGCCGGCTCCGGCTGGCAGCTCGTGGACAAGCTCCTCGCGTCCGACGCGGCCCCGTTCGCGAGCTTCGGCGGGAGCCTGGCCCTCGACTACCCGTACGCGGTCGTGGGCGCCCACTACGAGGACAGCGCCGCCGACAACGCCGGCGCGGTCTACGTGCTGAGGCACGACGGCACCACGTGGCACGAGGTGGCCAAGCTCACGTCACCGCACGCGGCGGCGGGCGGGGGCTTCGGCTTCGACGTCGACGTGAGCGGCGAGCACCTGATCGTCTCGCAGCTCCAGTCCCCCACGTTCACGGCGGTCTACCGGCGGTGAGGACCTAGAAGGGCTCGGCCGCGCCGGCCTGCTGCGCCTGCGGTCGCCGTCGTGCGGGTCACCGGGCCTCGGGCCCCGGCTCGCTACGCCTTCAGCCCCGGCTTGCTGCGGTAGACGCGCGTGACGTCGGGGATGCGGCCGATGTTGTCCTTGACGTACTCGATCTCGGCGTGGTCCTTGACGTCGATGCGGAACATGATCCGCGCGCTCATGTTCGAGTTCACGTCGGCCTGCACGCGGAACGCGCTCTTGTTCATGCCGCTTATCACGTCCAGGACGTCCTTCAGCAGGCCGGGACGGTCGACGGCGACGACCTCGAAGTCGACGGGGAACACCTCCCCTGCCGGCGTGTCCCAGGTGACGTTCACGAACCTGTCGGCGTCGGTCTCCATGAGGTGCTTGACGTTCGGGCAGTCGACGCGGTGCACGGAGATGCCGCGTCCGCGCGTGACGTAGCCGATGACGTCGTCGCCGCGCACCGGGCTGCAGCAGTTCGCCAGGTTCGCCGGGGCGTCGAGGCCGTCGACGTAGACGCCGGAGACGCTCTTGCGCGGGTGCTCTGCCGGCTGCTGCGGCTTGCGGTCCTTGGCGATCTCGGGCACCAGCGCCTCGACGACCTGCTTCGGCGTGAGCCGCTGGGCGTCGAGGGCGAGGAACAGGTCGTCGACCGAGTCGGTGTTGAGGAGCTTCTCGGCGGCCTCGAGCAGCTTGGCCTTCGTCATGTTCGGCGCCACCGGCAGGCTGCGGCGCCTGAGGCCGCGCTCGAGCATGCGCCTGCCAGACTCGAGCTGCTGCTGGCGCTCCAGCGCCCTGAAGTAGTGCCTGATCTTCTGCTTGGCGCTGCGGGTGACGACCATGTTCACCCAGTCGGCCGACGGCCCGTACTGGCTGGAGCGGTTCGTGAGGATCTCGACGCGGTCGCCGGTCTGGAGCTGGTAGGTGAGCGGCACGATCTCGCCGTTCACGCGGGCGCCGATGGTCCTGTGCCCCACCTCGGTGTGCACCTGGTAGGCGAAGTCGATGGGCGTGGAGCCGCGCGGCAGGTTCACGACGTCGCCCGCGGGCGTGAACACGAGCACGCGCTCGGAGAGGTAGTCGGTCTTGACGGCGTCGACGAAGCCCTCGGCGTCCTCCGAGGTGTTGTCGATGTCCAGGAGCTGCTTCATCCACTCGAGGCGCTTCTGGATCTCGGCGGGGTCGTTGATGCCGTCCTTGTAGGCCCAGTGGGCCGCGACGCCGAACTCGGCGACCTCGTGCATCCGCCGCGTGCGGATCTGCACCTCGATGGGCTGGCCGAGGAGCCCGATGACCGTGGTGTGGAGGCTCTGGTAGCCGTTCGGCTTGGGCACGGCCACGTAGTCCTTGAAGCGCCCGGGGATGGGCGTCCACAGGCTGTGCACGATGCCCAGCGCGCGGTAGCACACGGCCTTCTCCGCGTCCTCCTGCGCCATGCCGTTGCCGTTGTTCGTCTCGGGGTCGAGGATCGCGCGGATCGCCATGAGGTCGAAGATCTGGTCGAGCGAGCGGTTGTCCCGCTGCATCTTCCGGTAGATCGAGTAGAGGTGCTTGCTGCGGCCGGACAGCTCGAACTTCAGCCCCTCGGCCTTCAGGCGCTCGGCCAGCAGCTCGATGGACTCCTGCACGTACTTCTCGCGCTCGATGTGCCGGCTTCTCACCTGGCGCTCGAGCTGCTCGTAGCGCTGCCTGTCGACGTAGTAGAACGCGATGTCCTCGAGCTCGTTCTTGATGTGGTTGATGCCGAGCCGGTGGGCCAGGGGCGCGAAGATCTCTAGCGTCTCCTCGGCGATGCGCCGCTGCTTGTGCGGCGGCATGTGCTCGAGCGTGCGCATGTTGTGGAGGCGGTCGGCGAGCTTCACGAGGATGATGCGCACGTCGCTGACCATGGCGAGCAGCATCTGGCGGAGGTTCTCCGACTGCTCGTCCTGGTAGACGCGCACGGCGAGCTTGCTGATCTTCGTCTCGCCCTCGACGATCCGCCTGACCGTGGGCCCGAACTGCTCCTCGATCTCCTCGAACGTCGCCTCGGTGTCCTCGACGGTGTCGTGGAGCAGGCCGGCGCGCAGGGCGTCGATGTCGAGGCGCATCTCGGCGAGGATCACCGTGACGGCCACGGGGTGCGTGATGAACGGGTCGCCCGAGCGCCGCGTCATGCCGCGGTGGTGGCGCTCCGCGAAGGCGTAGGCGTCCTCCAGCCGGCGCCGGTCCTCCGGCGCCAGGTAGCTCGTCGCCGTCCGCAGCTCGGCGGGCACGGTGACCACCGCGGTCTCCATCAGACGGCGAGTGTACCACCGCAGGCCCACTTCTCAGGGAATCCCCCTTGCGTTGCGGACGAGTTTGTGATTGGGCCCCGGCCTTTGGCTGCCGTCTGGGCGGGCGCGCGGGTGACTGTCGCGGTGCCCGCTCGCTGGCGGGCGGCGCGTCGGCAGGGGGCGCCCGCTCCGCGACGCCCGCTATGTCAGTATCTCGCTCCCGGGATACTGCCTGGACGCGCGATTATCCGAGCGAGGCCGCTCCCAGAGGGCATCTCTCTGTCCCTAAGCCGCGAAAGTCACCATCCCGGCAGCGAGATACTGACTGAGCGTGTGGCGAAAGACAAGTAGCCGGGCACACGGCTGAGCGTGTGGCGAGAGACCGGTGGCCCAGCACCTGACCAAGTGTGCGCCGAGGGACCGGTGGCCCGGGCGGCCGACCCGCCCCCGCGCGCTAACCTGGCCGTGACGCCATGCCCGACGACCAGCGCTTCACCGGCTTCTCGCCCGACGCCTTCAGGTTCTTCGCCGAGCTGCACCTCGACAACTCGCGGACGTTCTGGGAGGCGAACAAGCAGCGGTACCTCCAGAACGTGCGCGCGCCACTGGAGGCGCTCGCGCGCGAGCTGGAGGGCGCGTTCGGCGAGTGGCACGTGTTCCGCCCCTACCGCGACCTGCGCTTCACTAAGGACAAGCGGCCGTACAAGGAGCGGGCCGCGATGCAGTTCGGCGGGCGGGGCCCGGGCGCGGTGGGCGGCCAGTACCTGCAGGTCGGCGCCGACGGGCTGTTCCTCGGCGTCGGCACCTACTACCTCCACGACGAGCACCTGAAGCGCTACCGCCGCGCCGTGGCCAACGACCGCGCGGGCACGGAGCTCGAGGAGATCGTCGCCGAGTTGACGGCGAAGGGCTACGGGCTCGCCGGCGAGACGCTCAGGCGCCCGCCGCAGGGCTTCACCGACGACCACCCTCGCGTCGCGCTGCTCAAGCGCAAGGGCCTGGCCGCCACCGTCCAGTTCGCGCCCGAAGAGTGGATGTACGGCCCCGAGGCCATCGACCGGGTCGCCCAGGTCTTCGCCGACGGCGAGCGTCTCTGCGCCTGGTTCAGGTCGCGGGTGGCGTAGCGGTCTCGGGCAGCCCCGTGGGCCCGTGGCCCCGAACGGCGCCGAGGCGCGTCCGCGTCCGGCCCTCAGGCCCGTCGACGCGCCAGCAGGAGCAGCCCGAGAACGACGAAGACGAGGTTCCCGCCCCAGGCGCCCAGCCACACGGGTATCGCGCCGGTCTGGGCGAAGAGCTGTCCGAACGTGTAGAAGAGGTACCAGATCAGCGTCACGACGAGGCTGACGCCGAAGGCCACGCCGCGCGAGCGCGAGTACGACAGGGCCAGCGGCACCGCCACGAGGAGCAGGACGAGGTTCGTGAACGGCTCGGCGAGCTTGCGCTGGTAGAGCACCTCCGCCTGGCGGCGCTCGCTCACCGAGATGAGGTCGTTCTCGGCGTCCCGCCGCAGCTCGCTGAGGGAGCGGCTGTCCTCGAAGCCGCCGCCGGAGAAGCGGGCGATGAGGTCGTCGGCGGTGTACGAGGTCGTCACGACGAGCGTCTGCTCCGGGTCGGGCGGCACGTTGCGCAGGCGCACGAGGTTCGCCAGCGCCAGCGCCGGGTCGGAGACGGCCACGTCGAGCGCCCCTAGGTCGAGCCTGTCGATGCGGTAGCCGCTCAGCACCAGGTCGGTGCCTTGGAAGACCGCCGAGTCGGCGCGCAGGAGCGTGAGCACGTCGCCCTCCCAGCGCTCGATCCTCACGCCCAGCATGCCGTTGCCGCCGTTGGTGGTGGCGTCGAAGTGGAGCAGGAAGTCGTCGATGGGCAGGTTCTGGCGGGCGAGCCGGAACAGGCCGGAGCGGCCGGTCGTGAGGCGCCAGTAGGTCTCGGCGGTGCGCGCGTTCGTCACCGGCAGCACCCACTGGTTCATCGCCAGGACGGCGCCCGCGCTCACCGCCCCCAGAGCCACGAAGGTGAACGCCACGCGGCGCAGCGGCACGCCGCCCACCTGCATCGCCAACAGCTCGTGCTCGGTGGCGAGGCGGCCGAGCGCGATGAGTACCGCCAGGACCAGCGCTATGGGCAGCGTCTGCACCAGCGCCTGGGGGAGCTGCAGCACCAGCCAGGCCAGTAGCTCCGCCACCGGCGTGCCCACGATCCACTGCAGGCGGGGGATCGTGACCGACACGACCGCCAGCGACGCGTAGAGCACCAGCCCGAACAGGAACGGGGGGAGGGCCTCCCGCAGGACGTAACGGTCGACGAGCTTCACGGGGCGCGCCCCTCCATGAAGGGCCATGATACCCGCGCGCCTCGCTCGCCCAGGACTCCCCTGGCCGGCCCTACGGCTCGGCGGGTGCCTCCCCTCACGGGCCGCCGGGCGGCGGCTCGTCCTCGGGGGGCGCGGGCGGCGCTTCCGGGGCCGCCTCCTCCGAGGGCGCCGCCGGTTCCGCCGCCGGAGGCGGTCGCCGCTCGAGGTCGATGGAGAACGACGCCGTCAGGCTCCCGCGCTCGTTCGCGTAGCCCACGGTCAGCGAGCCGCAGCAGGTGATCACGGTGAGGTCGAGGGCGTGCAGGCTGAGGACGGGCATGTCGCCGTCCACGACGAGCGGCGCGAAGTCGAAGCCGATCGCCGGACGCAGCTCGAGGTTCTCGAACGCGAAAGGGACCGCCATCGACAGCTCCAGGTGCCGCAGGCCGGGGTCGGCCGGCACGAGCCCCTGGACGGCCTCGGCGCGCACCGAGAACGCGCCGTAGGGCTCGATGGGCCCGGCCGAGCCCACCTGCACGACCGGCCAGCCGGAACGCCGGGCCTCGAGCGAGTAGGTGACGGCGGCGTCGCGCTCCGGCGACGGGTCCAGCACCCCGGCGAACTGCGCCTCGGCCGCGGCCTCGAAGGCCCAGTCGCCCGTGGCGTACCTCAGCCCCGTCTCCGCTACCGCCGTCGAGAGGCCGGCCGGCGACCCGCCGACGGGGACCGCGTCGTGCGTGGCCTCCACGCCGAGGAAGCCCGAGAGCCTCCTGACGGCGTCCCAGCGGTGGAGCTCGCCCTCGAGTCGCGCGGAGCCCGTGGTGCGGGCGAGGGGCTCGAGCCGGTCGAGGCCGTCGAAGGGCGAGGCGGCGTTGGTGAGCCGGGTGTCGTAGGCCACCGAGAGCGTCAGCGGCCCGGCCTCGAGCCGCCACGACGGGCTCAGCCGCACGCCCCACTGCAGCGCGTCCTGGCGCGGGTAGAGGGTCGCCTCGGCGCGCGCGCCCACGGCGAACGTGCCGGCGGCGGTCCGCCCCGTGCTCGCCTCGAGCCCGACGGCGCCGCCGACGCGCGGCCCGAACACCGTCGGCGTGGCGGGGTCCTGCGGCGTGGCCAGGGCCGTGGCGGCCGCGAACGCCTCGGCGGAGAGGGCCAGCGTCGTCGGCGCTGGCAGGGGCACCTCCACCTCGGCGGAGAGCCCCAGACGCCCCTCGTGGTAAGGCACGGCGTCGAGCTCGGCGCCGGAGTGGAAGCCCACCTGGGCGGCCAGCCAGGGCGTGAGGCCCTGCGTGACGCCCACGTCGAGGAGCGGCTGCCCGGCCTCGAGCCCGACCGTCGCCTCGACCCTCTGCCCCGCCTGCTCAGCCGCGAGCCGCACGAGCGCCACGGCCCCGAGCCGGTGGCCGGGGTCGACCCCGGTGGCGCCGAGGTCGAGCGACGCCGTGCCCTCGTCGCCGACGGGCAGCCCCACGACGCGCACGCCCACGCCGCTCCCGGGCCGCGACGGGTCGCCGCGGTCGGGCACGTTCTGCACCCGCACGGGGAGCGTGAAGCGCTCCATGGTCTCCTC includes these proteins:
- a CDS encoding LptF/LptG family permease; protein product: MKLVDRYVLREALPPFLFGLVLYASLAVVSVTIPRLQWIVGTPVAELLAWLVLQLPQALVQTLPIALVLAVLIALGRLATEHELLAMQVGGVPLRRVAFTFVALGAVSAGAVLAMNQWVLPVTNARTAETYWRLTTGRSGLFRLARQNLPIDDFLLHFDATTNGGNGMLGVRIERWEGDVLTLLRADSAVFQGTDLVLSGYRIDRLDLGALDVAVSDPALALANLVRLRNVPPDPEQTLVVTTSYTADDLIARFSGGGFEDSRSLSELRRDAENDLISVSERRQAEVLYQRKLAEPFTNLVLLLVAVPLALSYSRSRGVAFGVSLVVTLIWYLFYTFGQLFAQTGAIPVWLGAWGGNLVFVVLGLLLLARRRA
- a CDS encoding putative Ig domain-containing protein; this encodes MASSAPRTYRLSARGSLVLAAALALVACNGGPGLVDEAPSLAAIPDQSTTLGEPVEVAVTVTDEEPGTVDLTATSSDEQVLPAAGLALSGAGADRTLTVTPGSVTPGTAVVTVTATDGGGKSSSVEFEVVVDRPFAGEPALLTPQNADLIGTSVAMDGGVAVAGGIEYAYVFELDGDTWVEREKLDSAVNGIVTVQDFGDAVAVEGDRVLVGAAETDGDATDQGTAFVFERSGDDFSFAGELLDPAPEQDDRLGRSVGVSGDHVFAGAPGASESGVRSGSVVVFLPDDPNGWTLLGKLTPSDAVDGTVFGEALDVSGDLLVVGDYGNDQRGVDAGAAYVFEAEAGFWNEVAKLAPAELEAGDQFGLAVAADDGWVLVGSWNDDDAGQEAGAVYVFHDAGSGWQLVDKLLASDAAPFASFGGSLALDYPYAVVGAHYEDSAADNAGAVYVLRHDGTTWHEVAKLTSPHAAAGGGFGFDVDVSGEHLIVSQLQSPTFTAVYRR
- a CDS encoding DUF2461 domain-containing protein, which encodes MPDDQRFTGFSPDAFRFFAELHLDNSRTFWEANKQRYLQNVRAPLEALARELEGAFGEWHVFRPYRDLRFTKDKRPYKERAAMQFGGRGPGAVGGQYLQVGADGLFLGVGTYYLHDEHLKRYRRAVANDRAGTELEEIVAELTAKGYGLAGETLRRPPQGFTDDHPRVALLKRKGLAATVQFAPEEWMYGPEAIDRVAQVFADGERLCAWFRSRVA
- a CDS encoding bifunctional (p)ppGpp synthetase/guanosine-3',5'-bis(diphosphate) 3'-pyrophosphohydrolase — encoded protein: METAVVTVPAELRTATSYLAPEDRRRLEDAYAFAERHHRGMTRRSGDPFITHPVAVTVILAEMRLDIDALRAGLLHDTVEDTEATFEEIEEQFGPTVRRIVEGETKISKLAVRVYQDEQSENLRQMLLAMVSDVRIILVKLADRLHNMRTLEHMPPHKQRRIAEETLEIFAPLAHRLGINHIKNELEDIAFYYVDRQRYEQLERQVRSRHIEREKYVQESIELLAERLKAEGLKFELSGRSKHLYSIYRKMQRDNRSLDQIFDLMAIRAILDPETNNGNGMAQEDAEKAVCYRALGIVHSLWTPIPGRFKDYVAVPKPNGYQSLHTTVIGLLGQPIEVQIRTRRMHEVAEFGVAAHWAYKDGINDPAEIQKRLEWMKQLLDIDNTSEDAEGFVDAVKTDYLSERVLVFTPAGDVVNLPRGSTPIDFAYQVHTEVGHRTIGARVNGEIVPLTYQLQTGDRVEILTNRSSQYGPSADWVNMVVTRSAKQKIRHYFRALERQQQLESGRRMLERGLRRRSLPVAPNMTKAKLLEAAEKLLNTDSVDDLFLALDAQRLTPKQVVEALVPEIAKDRKPQQPAEHPRKSVSGVYVDGLDAPANLANCCSPVRGDDVIGYVTRGRGISVHRVDCPNVKHLMETDADRFVNVTWDTPAGEVFPVDFEVVAVDRPGLLKDVLDVISGMNKSAFRVQADVNSNMSARIMFRIDVKDHAEIEYVKDNIGRIPDVTRVYRSKPGLKA